Proteins from one Staphylococcus sp. IVB6214 genomic window:
- a CDS encoding NYN domain-containing protein, translated as MKDYYVIIDGYNMIGQSPELMRLAKENLEEAREQLLIEIANYNAIVKGHIICVFDAYEQGTPQSETVYHGVRVIFTKEGETADSFIERYVYNIYHKHLTHITVVTSDMSEQHAIFGTGAYRISSREMWRHLKENKTAVSKTISSFEAQKPRTRMHLSEEVLIEFEKIRRGKRQ; from the coding sequence ATGAAAGATTATTATGTGATTATTGATGGATATAATATGATTGGACAATCACCCGAACTGATGCGCCTTGCAAAAGAAAATCTAGAAGAAGCACGTGAGCAATTGCTGATTGAGATTGCAAACTATAATGCGATTGTGAAAGGTCACATCATCTGTGTGTTTGATGCGTATGAACAAGGTACACCACAATCAGAAACGGTCTACCATGGTGTGAGGGTCATTTTCACCAAAGAGGGAGAAACAGCAGATAGCTTTATTGAACGCTATGTTTATAATATCTATCATAAACACTTAACACATATCACTGTTGTGACGAGTGATATGAGCGAACAGCACGCCATTTTTGGAACGGGTGCTTATCGTATCTCATCTAGAGAAATGTGGCGTCATTTGAAAGAGAACAAGACAGCTGTTTCCAAGACGATATCGTCATTTGAAGCACAAAAACCACGCACAAGAATGCATCTGTCAGAAGAAGTTTTGATAGAATTTGAAAAAATTAGACGTGGTAAGCGTCAATAA
- a CDS encoding sigma-70 family RNA polymerase sigma factor produces the protein MQRMEQRNNFENQPFSTNEVPLMEAQLNDIKQRATQSFADYSIHEYDRDDLIQETVIRLYQKIRDTEEPHTTPFEHYINRTIRRRKLDYRRKKMNRQRIFDRYAQSVKYEHTYDDKHGDPLDIVIHNEMLFAVFQEALATLTPVEYRVCQYLYQEWKPAEIAQTMDIPPKKVYNTIYRVRKKLKAALQMNVD, from the coding sequence ATGCAGCGAATGGAACAACGTAACAACTTTGAAAATCAACCCTTCTCAACAAATGAAGTCCCCCTTATGGAAGCGCAATTGAACGATATCAAACAACGTGCGACGCAGTCTTTTGCTGATTATAGTATTCATGAGTATGATCGTGATGACTTGATCCAAGAGACTGTGATTCGTTTGTATCAAAAAATTCGAGATACCGAAGAGCCGCACACTACGCCATTTGAACATTATATCAATCGAACGATTCGTCGGCGTAAGTTGGATTACAGGCGGAAAAAGATGAATCGACAGCGCATATTTGACAGGTATGCACAGTCTGTTAAATATGAACACACTTATGATGATAAACATGGAGACCCGTTAGATATTGTCATTCATAATGAAATGCTGTTTGCAGTATTTCAAGAAGCATTAGCAACATTAACACCGGTCGAATATCGTGTCTGTCAGTATTTATATCAAGAATGGAAACCCGCAGAAATCGCACAAACAATGGATATCCCCCCGAAGAAGGTCTACAATACAATTTACCGTGTACGCAAAAAGTTGAAAGCGGCACTGCAAATGAATGTAGATTGA
- the rpmG gene encoding 50S ribosomal protein L33, with protein MKKVPLNCEKCGSRNYHLPKSTNQTDRLTLKKFCASCQTHTLHKESK; from the coding sequence GTGAAAAAAGTACCACTGAATTGTGAAAAATGTGGCAGTCGCAACTACCATCTTCCAAAATCGACGAATCAAACCGATCGATTAACATTGAAGAAATTTTGTGCGTCATGTCAAACACATACACTTCATAAAGAATCCAAATAA
- the secE gene encoding preprotein translocase subunit SecE translates to MAKKESFFQGVKSEMEKTSWPTGPELVKYTTIVVCTVVFFLLFFYGLDIGIGQVIKMIK, encoded by the coding sequence ATGGCTAAAAAAGAGAGCTTCTTCCAAGGTGTTAAGTCAGAAATGGAAAAGACAAGTTGGCCAACGGGTCCTGAACTTGTGAAATATACGACAATCGTAGTATGTACAGTAGTGTTCTTCTTGCTATTTTTCTACGGTTTGGATATTGGAATTGGTCAAGTTATTAAAATGATAAAATAG
- the nusG gene encoding transcription termination/antitermination protein NusG produces MSEDFGAKHWYAVHTYSGYENKVKQNLEKRVESMNMTEQIFRVVIPEEEETQVKDGKAKKSMKKTFPGYVLVELIMTDESWYVVRNTPGVTGFVGSAGAGSKPNPLLPEEARFILKQMGMKEKTIDVEVELGEQVRVTSGPFANQVGEVESIEADKFKLTVLVDMFGRETPVEVEFDQIEKL; encoded by the coding sequence ATGTCTGAAGATTTCGGTGCGAAACATTGGTATGCAGTTCATACCTATTCAGGATATGAGAATAAAGTAAAACAGAATTTGGAAAAACGTGTTGAGTCTATGAATATGACTGAACAAATTTTCCGCGTTGTGATTCCTGAAGAAGAGGAAACACAAGTGAAAGATGGAAAAGCGAAGAAGTCAATGAAGAAAACATTCCCGGGATATGTTTTAGTTGAATTAATTATGACGGATGAGTCTTGGTATGTTGTTCGTAACACACCTGGTGTTACAGGATTCGTTGGTTCAGCGGGTGCGGGATCTAAGCCGAACCCATTACTGCCTGAAGAAGCGCGCTTCATTTTAAAACAGATGGGCATGAAAGAAAAAACAATCGACGTTGAAGTTGAATTGGGCGAACAAGTGCGTGTCACTTCTGGTCCGTTTGCTAACCAAGTGGGCGAAGTCGAAAGTATCGAAGCAGATAAATTCAAATTAACAGTGTTAGTTGATATGTTTGGTCGTGAAACTCCTGTGGAAGTTGAATTTGATCAAATTGAAAAACTTTAA
- the rplK gene encoding 50S ribosomal protein L11 — protein sequence MAKKVEKVVKLQIPAGKANPAPPVGPALGQAGVNIMAFTKEFNARTQEQVGLIIPVEIYVYEDRSFTFITKTPPAAVLLKKAAGVEKGSGEPNKTKVATVTKDQVREIANTKMPDLNAADEEAAMRIVEGTARSMGIVVE from the coding sequence GTGGCTAAAAAAGTTGAAAAAGTAGTTAAGTTACAAATTCCAGCAGGTAAAGCAAACCCAGCACCACCAGTTGGTCCTGCATTAGGTCAAGCCGGTGTGAACATTATGGCTTTCACAAAGGAATTTAACGCACGTACGCAAGAACAAGTAGGTTTAATTATTCCAGTAGAAATTTATGTATATGAAGACCGTTCATTTACATTCATTACTAAAACACCACCTGCAGCAGTTTTACTTAAAAAAGCAGCAGGCGTTGAAAAAGGTTCTGGTGAACCTAACAAAACAAAAGTTGCTACTGTAACAAAAGACCAAGTACGTGAAATTGCTAACACAAAAATGCCAGACTTAAACGCTGCTGACGAAGAAGCGGCTATGCGTATCGTTGAAGGTACTGCACGTAGTATGGGTATTGTTGTTGAGTAA
- the rplA gene encoding 50S ribosomal protein L1, whose translation MAKKGKKYQEAVSKIDRQAYYAIEEAIKLAQETSVANFDASVEVAFRLGIDTRKNDQQIRGAVVLPHGTGKSQRVLVFAKGDKIAEAEAAGADYVGDAEYVNKIQQGWFDFDVVVATPDMMGEVGKLGRVLGPKGLMPNPKTGTVTMDVTKAVEEIKAGKVEYRAEKAGIVHASIGKVSFDTDKLVDNFKTLLDVLTKAKPASAKGTYFKSVSVTTTMGPGVKVDTATFKL comes from the coding sequence ATGGCTAAAAAAGGTAAAAAGTATCAAGAAGCAGTTAGCAAAATTGATCGCCAAGCATACTATGCTATCGAAGAAGCGATTAAATTAGCTCAAGAAACATCTGTTGCTAACTTCGATGCTTCAGTTGAAGTAGCATTCCGTTTAGGAATTGATACGCGTAAAAATGACCAACAAATCCGTGGCGCAGTAGTATTACCACACGGTACTGGTAAATCACAACGCGTATTGGTATTCGCTAAAGGCGACAAAATTGCAGAAGCAGAAGCAGCAGGCGCTGACTACGTTGGTGATGCTGAATATGTAAACAAAATCCAACAAGGTTGGTTTGATTTTGACGTAGTTGTTGCAACACCTGACATGATGGGTGAAGTTGGTAAATTAGGTCGTGTATTAGGACCTAAAGGTTTAATGCCAAACCCTAAAACAGGCACTGTAACAATGGATGTTACAAAAGCTGTTGAAGAAATCAAAGCTGGTAAAGTAGAATACCGTGCTGAAAAAGCAGGTATCGTACATGCATCTATCGGTAAAGTATCATTCGATACTGACAAACTTGTAGATAACTTCAAAACATTATTAGATGTTTTAACAAAAGCAAAACCAGCATCAGCTAAAGGTACTTACTTCAAATCAGTTTCAGTTACAACTACAATGGGCCCTGGCGTCAAAGTAGATACTGCAACTTTCAAACTATAA
- a CDS encoding ISL3 family transposase — MCNDILKLLKIKDENIQVLKVEEDVEVHGQLSTVVYGTLSYTPKACMKCGCVNDGQIHKHGKRVSRLTLLKSQESNVYLNLAKERFKCLHCLKTFTAQTNIVDSNCFITNRVKLAIQDKLTRVQSEIDIANDCSVSPSTVKRCIHHISQSLIVKPSSGLPKHLSIDEFKSVKNVTTAMSFLFINNETNQIIDILEDRRIHKLKEYFYRFDRRERLAVKTVTADMYEPYINFIHEVFPNAILIFDRFHIVQHLNRELNKQRISIMNTCRYKSSTDYTKMKKHWKLFLSDRQDINSYEYFWSKSFKTYTTSRDILEYLLNLDQQLYDTYMLVHHLREALKQCDWLRFKETLMSVDKKHVSRGVWRVIRFYKKYEYILYSTIKHPKLNNGAIEGINNKIKLIKRVSYGYRNFNNFKARILIIFKLYQRRKKDSLLINNAA, encoded by the coding sequence ATGTGTAATGATATATTAAAACTATTAAAAATAAAAGATGAAAATATTCAAGTTCTTAAAGTGGAAGAAGATGTAGAAGTGCATGGTCAGCTTTCTACGGTTGTTTATGGAACACTTTCTTATACACCAAAGGCATGTATGAAGTGTGGTTGTGTCAATGACGGACAAATACATAAGCACGGTAAACGTGTTTCGCGTTTAACACTATTAAAATCTCAAGAGTCTAATGTTTATCTTAATTTAGCGAAAGAACGCTTTAAGTGTCTACATTGTTTAAAGACTTTTACGGCTCAAACAAACATTGTTGATAGTAATTGCTTTATTACTAACCGTGTGAAATTAGCGATTCAGGACAAACTCACACGTGTACAGTCTGAGATAGACATTGCTAATGATTGTAGTGTTTCACCAAGCACAGTTAAGAGATGTATTCACCATATCTCACAATCATTAATAGTAAAACCTTCATCTGGATTGCCTAAACATCTCTCCATAGATGAATTTAAAAGCGTTAAAAATGTGACAACAGCGATGAGTTTTCTGTTTATAAATAATGAAACGAATCAGATTATCGATATCTTAGAAGATAGACGTATTCACAAACTTAAAGAGTACTTCTATCGTTTTGATCGTCGTGAACGATTAGCTGTCAAAACGGTCACAGCCGATATGTATGAACCCTACATTAACTTCATTCATGAAGTATTCCCGAATGCGATTTTAATCTTTGATCGTTTTCACATTGTTCAGCACCTTAACCGTGAACTTAATAAGCAACGTATTTCTATAATGAATACTTGTCGCTATAAGTCATCAACAGATTACACGAAAATGAAAAAACACTGGAAACTTTTCCTTTCTGACAGACAAGATATCAACAGCTATGAATACTTTTGGTCGAAGTCCTTCAAAACGTATACGACATCAAGAGATATTTTAGAGTATCTATTAAATCTTGATCAGCAGCTCTATGACACATATATGTTAGTTCATCACCTTCGAGAAGCATTAAAACAATGTGATTGGTTACGTTTCAAAGAAACTTTAATGAGTGTTGATAAGAAGCATGTATCACGTGGTGTTTGGCGTGTCATTCGGTTCTATAAAAAATACGAGTATATCCTTTATTCAACAATTAAACACCCTAAGTTAAACAATGGAGCGATTGAAGGTATCAATAATAAAATTAAGCTTATTAAACGTGTATCATATGGCTATCGAAACTTTAATAACTTCAAGGCAAGGATACTGATTATTTTTAAGCTATATCAACGACGTAAAAAGGATAGTTTACTAATAAATAACGCTGCATAA
- the rplJ gene encoding 50S ribosomal protein L10: MSGIIEAKKQQVDIIAEQLKSSVSTVVVDYRGLTVAEVTELRKQLREAGVQYKVYKNTLLRRAAEQAGIEGLDEHFTGPTAVAFTTEDVVAPAKVIAGFAKEHEALEIKTGVMEGSVITAEEVKTVGSLPSHDGLVSMLLSVLQAPIRNFAYAVKAVGENKEENAE; the protein is encoded by the coding sequence ATGTCTGGAATCATTGAAGCGAAAAAACAACAAGTTGACATCATCGCAGAGCAACTTAAATCTTCTGTTTCTACAGTAGTTGTTGACTACCGTGGTTTAACAGTAGCTGAAGTGACAGAATTACGTAAACAATTACGTGAAGCAGGCGTACAATACAAAGTTTACAAAAACACATTGTTACGTCGTGCAGCTGAACAAGCTGGTATCGAAGGTTTAGATGAACATTTCACTGGACCAACTGCAGTTGCTTTCACAACTGAAGATGTCGTTGCACCGGCAAAAGTTATCGCTGGATTCGCTAAAGAACACGAAGCTTTAGAAATTAAGACAGGTGTCATGGAAGGTAGCGTAATCACTGCTGAAGAAGTTAAGACAGTTGGTTCTTTACCATCACACGACGGTCTTGTATCAATGCTTCTTTCTGTATTACAAGCGCCAATCCGCAACTTCGCTTATGCAGTTAAAGCTGTTGGTGAAAACAAAGAAGAAAACGCAGAGTAA
- the rplL gene encoding 50S ribosomal protein L7/L12 — MANQEQIIEAIKEMSVLELNDLVKAIEEEFGVTAAAPVAAAGAAGGDAAAEKTEFDVELTSAGSSKIKVVKAVKEATGLGLKDAKELVDGAPSIIKEAMPKEEAEKLKEQLEEVGASVELK, encoded by the coding sequence ATGGCTAATCAAGAGCAAATCATTGAAGCAATTAAAGAAATGTCAGTTTTAGAATTAAATGACTTAGTTAAAGCAATCGAAGAAGAATTTGGTGTAACTGCAGCAGCACCAGTTGCAGCAGCAGGCGCAGCTGGCGGAGACGCAGCAGCTGAAAAAACTGAATTTGATGTTGAATTAACTTCAGCTGGATCATCAAAAATCAAAGTTGTTAAAGCAGTTAAAGAAGCAACTGGTTTAGGCTTAAAAGACGCTAAAGAATTAGTTGACGGTGCACCAAGCATCATCAAAGAAGCTATGCCTAAAGAAGAAGCTGAAAAACTTAAAGAACAATTAGAAGAAGTTGGCGCTTCAGTAGAATTAAAATAA
- a CDS encoding class I SAM-dependent methyltransferase, with protein sequence MSHYYDAHPDTQSDERDIVYECYKQRLILTTDAGVFSRDQVDFGSDLLIQTFLSEHPPGQAKLIADVGCGYGPIGLLLAKVAPHDQLTMLDVNHRALELARKNAKRNQIDNVSIQESNGLAEVADASQHYILTNPPIRAGKQVVHQILEDAYDKLKDDGALYVVIQKKQGMPSAKKKMMSVFGNAESIKNSKGYHILKSIKS encoded by the coding sequence ATGAGTCATTATTATGACGCACATCCTGATACGCAATCTGATGAGAGAGACATTGTTTATGAATGTTATAAGCAGCGTTTAATCTTAACAACAGATGCGGGGGTCTTTTCACGCGACCAAGTCGATTTTGGTTCGGATTTGCTGATTCAAACGTTTTTAAGCGAGCATCCACCTGGTCAAGCGAAGTTGATTGCTGATGTAGGGTGCGGATACGGACCGATTGGACTGTTGTTAGCAAAGGTAGCACCACACGATCAACTCACGATGCTTGATGTTAATCATAGAGCCTTAGAGTTGGCGCGTAAAAATGCGAAACGCAATCAGATTGATAACGTTTCGATTCAAGAAAGTAACGGATTAGCTGAAGTGGCAGATGCTTCACAGCATTATATTTTAACTAATCCACCGATTCGTGCAGGGAAACAAGTGGTACATCAAATTTTGGAAGATGCATATGATAAATTGAAAGATGATGGTGCATTGTATGTAGTCATTCAAAAGAAACAAGGTATGCCTTCTGCTAAGAAAAAGATGATGTCCGTTTTTGGAAATGCAGAGTCGATTAAAAACAGTAAAGGCTATCATATATTAAAAAGCATTAAATCTTGA
- the rpoB gene encoding DNA-directed RNA polymerase subunit beta, protein MAGQFVQYGRHRKRRNYARISEVLELPNLIEIQTKSYDWFLEEGLLEMFRDISPIEDFTGNLSLEFVDYRLGEPKYDLEESKNRDATYAAPLRVKVRLIIKETGEVKDQEVFMGDFPLMTETGTFVINGAERVIVSQLVRSPSVYFNEKLDKNGRVNYDATVIPNRGAWLEYETDAKDIVYVRIDRTRKLPLTVLLRALGYSTDQEIIDLIGDNEYLRNTLEKDSTENTDQALLEIYERLRPGEPPTLENAKSLLYSRFFDPKRYDLASVGRYKANKKLHLKHRLFNQKLAEPIVNTETGEIVAEEGTVLDRRKLDEIMDVLESNANAQVYELPDSIVDEPVEIQSIKVYVPNDEEGRTTTVIGNAFPDSEVKCITPADIVASMSYFFNLLHGIGYTDDIDHLGNRRLRSVGELLQNQFRIGLSRMERVVRERMSIQDTESITPQQLINIRPVIASIKEFFGSSQLSQFMDQANPLAELTHKRRLSALGPGGLTRERAQMEVRDVHYSHYGRMCPIETPEGPNIGLINSLSSYARVNEFGFIETPYRKVDIETNTITDQIDYLTADEEDSYVVAQANSRLDENGRFIDDEIVCRFRGNNTTMAKEKMDYMDVSPKQVVSAATACIPFLENDDSNRALMGANMQRQAVPLLNPESPFVGTGMEHVAARDSGAAVIAKHRGRVEHVQSKEILVRRLIEENGQEYEGELDRYPLAKFKRSNSGTCYNQRPIIKAGDVVSKGEILADGPSMELGEMALGRNVVVGFMTWDGYNYEDAVIMSERLVKDDVYTSIHIEEYESEARDTKLGPEEITRDIPNVSESALKNLDDRGIVYVGAEVKDGDILVGKVTPKGVTELTAEERLLHAIFGEKAREVRDTSLRVPHGAGGIVLDVKVFNREEGDDSLSPGVNQLVRVYIVQKRKIHVGDKMCGRHGNKGVISKIVPEEDMPYLPDGTPIDIMLNPLGVPSRMNIGQVLELHLGMAAKNLGIHVASPVFDGANDDDVWSTIEEAGMARDGKTVLYDGRTGEPFDNRISVGVMYMLKLAHMVDDKLHARSTGPYSLVTQQPLGGKAQFGGQRFGEMEVWALEAYGAAYTLQEILTYKSDDTVGRVKTYEAIVKGENIARPSVPESFRVLMKELQSLGLDVKVMDEQDQEIDMSDIEDEDAPDHNINAQQPVAAQESPAETNE, encoded by the coding sequence TTGGCAGGTCAATTTGTCCAATATGGAAGACATCGTAAACGTAGAAACTACGCAAGAATCTCAGAAGTATTAGAGTTACCAAACTTAATTGAGATTCAAACAAAATCATATGACTGGTTCTTGGAAGAGGGCCTTTTAGAGATGTTCAGAGATATCTCACCAATCGAGGACTTTACAGGTAATTTATCTTTAGAGTTCGTTGATTACAGACTAGGCGAACCTAAGTATGATTTAGAAGAGTCTAAAAACCGTGATGCGACGTATGCAGCACCATTACGTGTAAAAGTTCGTTTAATTATTAAGGAAACAGGCGAAGTAAAAGATCAAGAAGTATTTATGGGTGATTTCCCATTAATGACTGAAACAGGTACTTTCGTGATCAATGGTGCGGAACGTGTTATCGTTTCACAATTAGTGCGTTCACCATCTGTATACTTCAATGAAAAGTTAGATAAAAATGGTCGTGTGAACTATGATGCGACTGTAATTCCGAACCGTGGTGCATGGTTGGAATATGAAACAGATGCGAAAGATATTGTTTATGTGCGTATTGATAGAACAAGAAAACTTCCATTAACAGTATTATTACGTGCTTTAGGTTATTCAACAGACCAAGAGATTATTGACTTAATCGGGGACAATGAATACTTACGTAATACGTTAGAAAAAGACAGCACTGAAAATACAGATCAAGCATTATTAGAAATTTATGAGCGTCTACGTCCAGGTGAACCACCAACACTTGAAAATGCGAAGAGCTTATTATATTCACGTTTCTTCGATCCAAAACGCTATGACTTAGCGAGCGTGGGTCGTTACAAAGCAAACAAAAAATTACATTTAAAACACCGCTTATTCAATCAAAAATTAGCGGAACCAATCGTTAATACTGAAACAGGCGAAATCGTCGCTGAAGAAGGTACAGTTCTTGATCGTCGTAAGTTAGACGAAATCATGGATGTGCTTGAATCAAATGCGAATGCACAGGTATACGAATTACCAGATAGCATCGTTGACGAGCCGGTTGAAATTCAATCAATCAAAGTATATGTACCAAATGATGAAGAAGGTCGTACAACAACAGTGATTGGCAATGCATTCCCTGATTCTGAAGTGAAATGTATTACACCAGCTGATATTGTTGCGTCAATGTCATACTTCTTCAACTTATTACACGGTATTGGCTATACAGATGATATCGACCATCTTGGTAACCGTCGCTTACGTTCAGTTGGCGAATTGTTACAGAACCAATTCCGTATCGGTTTATCTCGTATGGAACGTGTTGTACGTGAGAGAATGTCAATTCAAGACACTGAATCAATCACGCCACAACAATTGATTAATATCCGTCCAGTGATTGCATCAATCAAAGAATTCTTTGGTAGTTCTCAATTGTCACAATTCATGGACCAAGCGAACCCACTTGCTGAGTTAACGCACAAACGTCGTCTTTCAGCGTTAGGGCCTGGTGGTTTAACACGTGAACGTGCTCAAATGGAAGTGCGTGACGTTCACTACTCACACTATGGTCGTATGTGTCCGATTGAAACACCAGAGGGACCAAACATTGGTTTGATCAACTCATTATCTAGTTATGCACGTGTCAATGAGTTTGGTTTCATTGAAACACCATATCGTAAAGTTGATATTGAGACGAATACAATCACTGATCAAATCGACTATTTAACTGCTGACGAAGAAGATAGCTATGTAGTGGCACAAGCGAACTCTCGTTTAGATGAAAATGGTCGCTTCATTGATGATGAGATTGTATGTCGTTTCCGTGGTAACAACACAACAATGGCAAAAGAAAAGATGGATTACATGGACGTATCGCCGAAGCAAGTTGTTTCTGCTGCGACAGCATGTATCCCATTCTTAGAAAACGATGACTCTAACCGTGCCTTAATGGGTGCGAACATGCAACGTCAAGCGGTGCCATTGTTAAACCCTGAATCACCATTTGTTGGTACAGGTATGGAACACGTAGCAGCACGTGACTCTGGTGCGGCAGTGATTGCGAAACACCGTGGCCGTGTTGAACATGTTCAATCAAAAGAAATCTTAGTGAGACGCTTGATTGAAGAGAATGGTCAAGAGTACGAAGGTGAACTTGATCGTTATCCATTAGCGAAGTTTAAACGTTCAAACTCAGGTACTTGTTACAACCAACGCCCAATCATTAAAGCTGGCGACGTCGTATCAAAAGGTGAAATTTTAGCTGACGGTCCTTCTATGGAACTCGGTGAAATGGCACTAGGACGCAACGTTGTTGTTGGATTTATGACATGGGATGGTTATAACTACGAGGATGCCGTTATTATGAGTGAACGTCTCGTAAAAGATGATGTGTATACTTCAATTCACATCGAAGAGTACGAGTCAGAAGCGCGTGATACGAAACTTGGACCTGAAGAAATCACACGTGATATTCCAAACGTATCTGAAAGTGCACTTAAAAACTTAGATGATCGTGGTATCGTTTATGTTGGTGCAGAAGTTAAAGATGGTGACATCCTTGTTGGTAAAGTAACGCCTAAAGGTGTGACTGAATTAACAGCGGAAGAACGTTTATTACATGCCATCTTCGGTGAAAAAGCACGCGAAGTCCGTGATACGTCATTACGTGTACCACACGGTGCTGGCGGTATCGTATTAGATGTTAAAGTGTTTAACCGTGAAGAAGGCGACGATTCACTTTCTCCAGGTGTCAACCAATTAGTACGTGTTTACATCGTTCAAAAACGTAAAATTCATGTAGGTGACAAGATGTGTGGTCGTCACGGTAACAAAGGTGTCATCTCTAAGATTGTTCCTGAAGAAGATATGCCATACTTACCAGACGGCACGCCAATTGATATCATGTTAAACCCACTTGGTGTACCATCACGTATGAATATCGGACAAGTATTAGAGTTGCACTTAGGTATGGCTGCTAAAAACTTAGGTATTCACGTTGCATCACCAGTATTCGATGGTGCAAACGATGATGACGTATGGTCAACAATTGAAGAAGCAGGTATGGCACGTGACGGTAAAACAGTCCTTTACGATGGTCGTACAGGTGAACCATTCGATAACCGTATTTCAGTCGGTGTGATGTACATGTTGAAACTTGCGCACATGGTTGACGACAAACTTCACGCACGTTCAACTGGTCCATACTCACTTGTTACACAACAACCGCTTGGTGGTAAAGCACAATTCGGTGGTCAAAGATTTGGTGAGATGGAGGTATGGGCACTTGAAGCATACGGTGCAGCATACACATTACAAGAAATCTTGACTTACAAATCGGATGACACAGTCGGTCGTGTGAAAACATATGAAGCGATTGTAAAAGGTGAAAACATCGCAAGACCAAGTGTTCCTGAATCATTCCGAGTATTGATGAAAGAGTTACAAAGTTTAGGATTGGATGTTAAGGTGATGGACGAACAAGATCAAGAAATTGATATGAGCGATATCGAAGACGAAGATGCGCCAGACCATAACATTAACGCGCAACAACCTGTTGCAGCTCAAGAGTCACCAGCCGAAACGAACGAATAA